From Methylobacterium radiodurans, a single genomic window includes:
- a CDS encoding Rrf2 family transcriptional regulator, whose amino-acid sequence MRLSLYTDFSLRLLLYLGAVRADGWATTPDVARTFGISVHHLHKAVQGLARAGFVEAKQGRAGGVRLARDPAAIRLGAVVAELEGTGCLIDCGRGPCPLARDCLIKHALDAAERGFIRELDRFTLADILAHRTGATLSGLIAAGRAGREASSA is encoded by the coding sequence CTGCGTCTGTCGCTCTATACAGACTTCTCCCTTCGGCTGCTGCTATATCTCGGCGCGGTCAGGGCGGACGGCTGGGCGACGACGCCGGACGTCGCGCGGACCTTCGGCATCTCGGTGCATCATCTGCACAAGGCGGTCCAGGGGCTGGCCCGGGCGGGCTTCGTCGAGGCGAAGCAGGGCCGGGCCGGCGGCGTGCGCCTCGCGCGCGATCCCGCCGCGATCCGGCTCGGCGCCGTGGTGGCCGAGCTGGAGGGCACCGGCTGCCTGATCGATTGCGGGCGCGGCCCCTGCCCGCTCGCCCGGGATTGCCTGATCAAGCACGCGCTCGACGCCGCCGAGCGCGGCTTCATCCGGGAACTCGACCGCTTCACCCTGGCGGACATCCTGGCCCACCGGACCGGGGCGACGCTGAGCGGACTGATCGCGGCCGGGCGGGCGGGCCGGGAGGCGTCCTCGGCCTGA
- a CDS encoding DUF6894 family protein: MPHYFFDIHDHELSHQDDEGSEWPDTTSAQSQGRRLLADIARDEASRYDPLHLSVSIRDAQRRVVATCALSLASTPVG; encoded by the coding sequence ATGCCGCACTACTTCTTCGATATCCACGACCACGAGCTCTCGCACCAGGACGACGAGGGCAGCGAGTGGCCGGACACGACCTCGGCCCAGAGCCAGGGCCGGCGCCTGCTGGCCGACATCGCGCGCGACGAGGCGAGCCGCTACGATCCCCTGCATCTCTCGGTCAGCATCCGCGACGCGCAACGGCGCGTGGTCGCGACCTGCGCCCTCTCGCTGGCGAGCACGCCGGTCGGCTGA
- a CDS encoding TIGR02300 family protein, whose translation MARPELGLKRQCMNCGAKFYDLARDPAVCPKCGSVYQATTASRVAAPALSRSSASTDDEDETDEKGPEMVSLDEVEAAEDDVDTSTDDDSGDDAGGDDADTFLEEEDAGDDDVSDLIDGDIENDEES comes from the coding sequence GTGGCCAGACCGGAACTCGGCTTGAAGCGCCAATGCATGAATTGCGGCGCGAAATTCTACGATCTCGCCCGCGACCCCGCCGTCTGCCCCAAATGCGGCTCGGTCTACCAGGCGACGACGGCGAGCCGGGTGGCCGCCCCGGCCCTGTCCCGCAGCAGCGCGAGCACGGACGACGAGGACGAGACGGACGAGAAGGGCCCGGAGATGGTCTCCCTCGATGAGGTCGAGGCCGCCGAGGACGACGTGGATACCTCGACCGACGACGATTCCGGCGACGATGCCGGCGGCGACGATGCCGACACCTTCCTGGAGGAGGAGGATGCCGGCGACGACGACGTCTCCGACCTGATCGACGGCGACATCGAGAACGACGAGGAGAGCTGA
- the aroA gene encoding 3-phosphoshikimate 1-carboxyvinyltransferase, producing MSHDSDPQPLTASPGSALRGSLRPPGDKSISHRAMILGLLSIGETRVEGLLEGDDVLRTAAAAKALGAGVERLGEGRWVVRGVGIGGMSDPAETLDFGNAGTGSRLMMGVVGGQPVTATFDGDASLRSRPMRRILDPLVRMGTEVVAEAEGGRVPLTLRGPREAIPITYETPAASAQIKSAVLLAGLNAPGTTTVIEAAATRDHTERMLRLFGAEVSVEAHGPGGHGRRIALTGQPSLRGTDVVVPADPSSAAFPLVAALIVPGSEVTIQGVMMNPLRTGLITTLIEMGADIERLREREEGGETVADLRVRASRLKGVDVPAERAPAMIDEYPVLAVAAAFAEGTTRMNGLHELRVKESDRLAAVAAGLKANGVAHLVEGDDLVVHGDGAAPRGGGTVATHLDHRIAMAFLVLGLATREPVTVDDGAMIATSFPSFLPTMRALGGRIAE from the coding sequence GTGTCGCACGATTCCGACCCCCAGCCCCTCACCGCCTCGCCGGGCTCGGCCCTGCGCGGCTCGCTCCGGCCGCCCGGCGACAAGTCGATCTCGCACCGCGCGATGATCCTCGGCCTCCTCTCGATCGGCGAGACCCGGGTCGAAGGCCTGCTGGAGGGCGACGACGTGCTGCGCACCGCCGCCGCCGCCAAGGCGCTGGGCGCGGGCGTCGAGCGGCTCGGCGAGGGGCGCTGGGTGGTGCGCGGCGTCGGCATCGGCGGGATGAGCGACCCGGCCGAGACCCTCGATTTCGGCAATGCCGGCACCGGCTCGCGCCTGATGATGGGTGTGGTCGGCGGCCAGCCGGTCACCGCGACCTTCGACGGCGATGCCTCGCTCCGCAGCCGGCCGATGCGCCGCATCCTCGACCCGCTGGTGCGGATGGGCACCGAGGTGGTGGCCGAGGCCGAGGGCGGGCGCGTGCCCCTCACCCTGCGGGGCCCCCGCGAGGCGATCCCGATCACCTACGAGACGCCCGCGGCCTCCGCGCAGATCAAGTCGGCCGTGCTGCTTGCCGGCCTCAACGCCCCCGGCACCACGACCGTGATCGAGGCCGCAGCCACCCGCGACCATACCGAGCGGATGCTGCGCCTGTTCGGCGCCGAGGTCTCGGTCGAGGCCCACGGCCCCGGCGGCCACGGGCGGCGCATCGCGCTCACCGGTCAGCCGAGCTTGCGCGGCACCGACGTGGTGGTGCCGGCCGATCCCTCCTCGGCCGCCTTCCCGCTGGTGGCGGCGCTGATCGTGCCGGGCTCGGAGGTGACGATTCAAGGCGTGATGATGAACCCGCTGCGCACGGGCCTGATCACCACGCTCATCGAGATGGGCGCCGATATCGAGCGGCTGCGCGAGCGCGAGGAGGGCGGCGAGACCGTCGCCGACCTGCGCGTGCGCGCGAGCCGGCTGAAGGGCGTCGACGTGCCGGCCGAGCGCGCGCCCGCGATGATCGACGAGTACCCGGTGCTCGCCGTCGCGGCGGCGTTCGCCGAGGGCACCACCCGGATGAACGGGCTGCACGAGCTGCGGGTGAAGGAATCGGACCGGCTCGCGGCGGTCGCCGCCGGCCTCAAGGCCAACGGCGTCGCCCACTTGGTCGAGGGCGACGATCTCGTGGTGCACGGCGACGGCGCGGCGCCCCGGGGCGGCGGCACGGTCGCGACCCATCTCGACCACCGCATCGCCATGGCGTTCCTCGTCCTGGGCTTGGCCACGCGCGAGCCCGTCACGGTCGATGACGGCGCGATGATCGCCACGAGCTTCCCGAGCTTCCTGCCGACCATGCGGGCGCTCGGCGGCAGGATCGCGGAGTAG
- the cmk gene encoding (d)CMP kinase, whose translation MPMVIAIDGPAASGKGTLARRLAAHYGLPHLDTGLLYRAVALTLIDAGIPLDDEAAAARAATGLIADRLADPRLRERAMGEAASRVSGIPAVRAALLAWQQRFAGTPDGAVLDGRDIGTVICPDARVKLFITASAEERARRRHRELEGRGEAASLAAILADIQARDARDASRSAAPLKAAADAVVLDTTELDADEAFAAARAVVDRVRTQ comes from the coding sequence ATGCCGATGGTGATCGCGATCGACGGCCCGGCGGCCTCCGGCAAGGGCACGCTCGCCCGGCGGCTGGCCGCCCATTACGGCCTGCCCCATCTCGACACGGGGCTGCTCTACCGGGCGGTCGCACTGACCCTGATCGATGCGGGCATCCCGCTCGACGACGAGGCCGCGGCCGCGCGCGCCGCGACGGGCCTGATCGCCGACCGGCTCGCCGACCCGCGCCTGCGCGAGCGGGCGATGGGCGAGGCGGCCTCGCGCGTCTCCGGCATCCCGGCGGTGCGCGCCGCGCTGCTCGCCTGGCAGCAGCGCTTCGCCGGCACGCCGGACGGCGCGGTGCTCGACGGGCGCGACATCGGCACGGTGATCTGCCCGGACGCGCGGGTGAAGCTCTTCATCACGGCGAGCGCCGAAGAGCGGGCGCGGCGGCGCCACCGCGAGTTGGAGGGCCGTGGCGAAGCGGCCTCCCTCGCGGCGATCCTCGCCGACATCCAGGCCCGCGACGCCCGCGACGCCTCGCGCAGCGCCGCCCCGCTCAAGGCCGCCGCCGACGCGGTGGTGCTCGACACGACGGAACTCGACGCCGACGAGGCTTTCGCCGCGGCCCGTGCCGTGGTGGACCGCGTCCGGACGCAGTGA
- a CDS encoding multidrug effflux MFS transporter, which produces MRQQASFPLLVAVTMTGTLALHIFVPALADAAADLGTTPSVAQLTITLFLVGLAGGQLVYGPLSDRYGRRPVLIAGLGLYLAGLLLAVPAPNIGVLVAARVLQALGACSTLVIGRAMVRDVSESTDAARRMALLTMAMTLTPALAPALGGLVDTWLGWRAVFGVLAALVAVLGALVVVTLPETNRHPVALPGPSAMAAAYLRLLRMPVFRAYLVAGACAGTSLYAFLAVAPFLLVERLGRSSGEVGLDCLIVVFGMVAGAVAANRLAGRVPIRSLARTGNLVCLAGAGTLLAIDQAGLLGVISLIGPLIVYALGVGLVGPNAVAGLMNVDPRAAGAASSLYGFTQMAFGALFTVAVGLWHQGSATPVAATLLGAATVAGIALRRA; this is translated from the coding sequence GTGAGGCAGCAGGCCTCCTTCCCGCTCCTCGTCGCCGTCACCATGACGGGAACGCTGGCGCTGCACATCTTCGTGCCGGCGCTGGCGGATGCGGCCGCCGATCTCGGCACCACACCGTCGGTGGCCCAGCTCACCATCACGCTCTTTCTCGTGGGGCTCGCCGGCGGGCAGCTCGTCTACGGTCCGCTCTCGGACCGCTACGGGCGCCGCCCGGTGCTGATCGCGGGTCTCGGCCTCTATCTCGCCGGCCTGCTCCTCGCGGTCCCCGCCCCCAATATCGGCGTGCTGGTCGCGGCCCGCGTGCTGCAGGCGCTCGGGGCCTGCAGCACGCTGGTGATCGGCCGTGCCATGGTGCGCGATGTCTCGGAGAGCACCGACGCGGCGCGCCGGATGGCGCTGCTCACCATGGCGATGACGCTGACCCCGGCTCTCGCCCCGGCACTCGGTGGCCTCGTCGATACCTGGCTCGGCTGGCGCGCGGTGTTCGGGGTGCTGGCCGCGCTCGTCGCCGTGCTGGGGGCGCTCGTGGTCGTCACCCTGCCGGAGACCAACCGGCACCCGGTGGCGCTGCCCGGCCCCTCCGCGATGGCGGCCGCCTACCTGCGCCTCCTGCGGATGCCGGTCTTCCGGGCCTATCTGGTGGCGGGGGCCTGCGCGGGCACCAGCCTCTACGCCTTCCTGGCGGTCGCGCCCTTCCTGCTGGTCGAGCGGCTCGGCCGCTCCTCGGGGGAGGTGGGGCTCGATTGCCTCATCGTGGTCTTCGGCATGGTGGCGGGCGCGGTGGCGGCGAACCGGCTCGCGGGCCGCGTGCCGATCCGGAGCCTCGCCCGCACCGGCAACCTCGTCTGCCTCGCGGGCGCGGGCACGCTGCTGGCGATCGACCAGGCGGGGCTTCTCGGCGTGATCAGCCTGATCGGGCCGCTCATCGTCTACGCGCTCGGCGTCGGCCTCGTCGGCCCGAACGCGGTGGCCGGGCTGATGAACGTCGATCCGCGCGCGGCGGGCGCGGCCTCCAGCCTCTACGGGTTCACCCAGATGGCCTTCGGCGCGCTCTTCACCGTCGCGGTCGGGCTCTGGCATCAGGGCAGCGCCACGCCGGTCGCCGCGACGCTGCTCGGGGCCGCGACCGTCGCGGGGATCGCGCTGCGGCGCGCCTGA
- a CDS encoding methyl-accepting chemotaxis protein has product MNLLNRTPIIAKVIIPLLVVALVAAGLVVQARGALDLLAGQTRDIVDIQSARLENILGVRVNVTEATVQSRNIIIETRQAEMAGYKERYDHHVSATYAAVDTLIRLADTPERRAVLQALRQTVSTYFGILDRVTALGLRNETETAARLALIEGSPARTAVRDAVQQRIDVLSRELAKAKADAASEAARATALLIGTALAGLLAALGLAAGIVVLGISRPLARLVSVLERMARGEAEAEIAEARRGDEIGAVGRAVEGIKAMVAQKAAEQAEIKRIADEAAATERRRTMVELADGFERAVGGIVGSVSSSATELQATAQTMTVAATQTAGQSSSVAAAAEEAAANVNTVAAAAEELGASVGEIGRQVAGSADLARRAVGEADHTATLVHELSGAVARIGDVVGLISSIAGQTNLLALNATIEAARAGEAGRGFAVVAAEVKELASQTARATEDISAQIARIQGATGEAVQAIGGITGRIRDIDAVAAQIAAAVEEQGAATQEIVRNVAEASTGTSAVTRNIIGVAQASEDTGAAAGQVLGAAGALSRHSEQLRGEVGRFLATVRAA; this is encoded by the coding sequence ATGAATCTCCTGAACCGGACCCCGATCATCGCCAAGGTGATCATCCCCCTGCTGGTCGTCGCCCTCGTGGCGGCCGGCCTCGTCGTCCAGGCGCGCGGCGCCCTCGACCTTCTCGCCGGCCAGACCCGGGACATCGTCGACATCCAGTCCGCGCGCCTGGAGAACATCCTGGGCGTGCGCGTCAACGTCACCGAGGCCACGGTCCAGAGCCGCAACATCATCATCGAGACGCGCCAGGCAGAGATGGCGGGCTACAAGGAGCGCTACGACCATCACGTGAGCGCGACCTACGCGGCAGTGGACACGCTGATCCGGCTCGCCGACACGCCCGAGCGGCGCGCAGTCCTCCAGGCGCTCCGGCAGACCGTGAGCACGTATTTCGGCATCCTCGACCGGGTCACCGCCCTCGGCCTGCGCAACGAGACCGAGACCGCTGCCCGCCTCGCGCTGATCGAGGGCTCGCCCGCCCGCACCGCTGTACGCGACGCGGTACAGCAGCGGATCGACGTGCTGAGCCGCGAACTCGCCAAGGCCAAGGCCGACGCGGCCTCCGAGGCCGCGCGCGCGACGGCCCTGCTCATCGGTACCGCCCTGGCCGGCCTCCTGGCGGCCCTCGGGCTCGCCGCCGGCATCGTCGTCCTCGGTATCAGCCGGCCGCTCGCCCGCCTTGTCTCCGTCCTGGAGCGGATGGCCCGGGGCGAGGCCGAGGCGGAGATCGCCGAGGCGCGGCGCGGAGACGAGATCGGCGCGGTCGGACGCGCGGTCGAGGGCATCAAGGCGATGGTGGCGCAGAAGGCCGCCGAGCAGGCCGAGATCAAGCGCATCGCCGACGAGGCCGCCGCGACCGAGCGCCGCCGCACGATGGTGGAGCTGGCCGACGGCTTCGAGCGGGCCGTCGGCGGCATCGTCGGCAGCGTCTCGTCCTCGGCCACCGAGCTGCAGGCCACGGCCCAAACCATGACGGTGGCCGCGACCCAGACCGCCGGCCAGTCCTCGAGCGTCGCCGCCGCCGCCGAGGAGGCCGCGGCCAACGTCAACACGGTGGCGGCGGCGGCCGAGGAGCTTGGCGCCTCGGTCGGCGAGATCGGCCGGCAGGTCGCGGGCTCGGCCGACCTCGCCCGCCGCGCCGTCGGCGAGGCCGACCACACGGCCACGCTGGTGCATGAGCTGAGCGGTGCGGTCGCGCGCATCGGCGACGTGGTCGGGCTGATCTCCTCGATCGCGGGCCAGACGAACCTGCTGGCCCTGAACGCCACGATCGAGGCGGCGCGGGCCGGCGAGGCGGGCCGCGGCTTCGCCGTGGTGGCCGCCGAAGTGAAAGAGCTGGCCTCGCAGACGGCGCGTGCGACCGAGGACATCTCGGCCCAGATCGCGCGCATCCAGGGTGCGACGGGCGAGGCGGTCCAGGCCATCGGGGGGATCACGGGCCGTATCCGGGACATCGACGCGGTGGCGGCCCAGATTGCGGCGGCCGTGGAGGAACAGGGCGCGGCGACCCAGGAGATCGTGCGCAACGTCGCAGAGGCCTCGACGGGCACCAGCGCCGTGACGCGCAACATCATCGGCGTGGCCCAGGCCTCGGAGGATACCGGTGCGGCCGCGGGTCAGGTGCTCGGCGCGGCCGGCGCGCTGTCGCGCCACTCCGAGCAGTTGCGGGGCGAGGTGGGGCGCTTCCTCGCCACCGTCCGGGCCGCCTGA
- the moaD gene encoding molybdopterin converting factor subunit 1 — MKLVYFAWVRERVGRPEEVVEPPAEVRTVADLVGWLRGRGEEYAYAFENPRVVRAAIDRVHAKPDAAIAGASEIAFFPPMTGG, encoded by the coding sequence ATGAAGCTCGTCTATTTCGCCTGGGTGCGCGAGCGGGTCGGCCGTCCCGAGGAGGTGGTCGAGCCGCCGGCGGAGGTCCGCACCGTCGCCGACCTCGTCGGCTGGCTGCGGGGACGCGGCGAGGAATACGCCTACGCCTTCGAGAACCCGCGCGTGGTGCGCGCCGCGATCGACCGGGTCCACGCCAAACCGGACGCCGCGATCGCGGGGGCCTCGGAGATCGCCTTCTTCCCGCCGATGACGGGCGGCTGA
- the pgsA gene encoding CDP-diacylglycerol--glycerol-3-phosphate 3-phosphatidyltransferase: MNAVLPRRRSQAWTLANCLTYGRLVAVPVMVGLLFWPDSISARFTALGVFAAAAVTDYLDGYVARTYGQSSALGRMLDPIADKLLVAACLLMLVADRTIAGPSTWAAIVILCREVLVSGLREYLAELKVGLPVSRVAKWKTTVQLLALGFLVAGPAGETILPGTERIGVLLLWLAAALTLWTGWDYMRAGVKHAIDDPR, from the coding sequence ATGAACGCCGTCCTCCCCCGACGCCGGTCGCAGGCCTGGACGCTCGCGAACTGCCTCACCTACGGCCGCCTCGTCGCCGTGCCGGTGATGGTGGGGCTGCTGTTCTGGCCCGACTCGATCTCTGCCCGCTTCACCGCGCTCGGGGTGTTCGCCGCCGCCGCGGTGACCGACTATCTCGACGGCTACGTCGCGCGCACCTACGGGCAGTCCTCGGCGCTCGGGCGCATGCTCGACCCGATCGCCGACAAGCTCCTCGTGGCCGCCTGCCTGCTGATGCTGGTGGCCGACCGCACCATCGCGGGCCCCTCGACCTGGGCCGCCATCGTGATCCTGTGCCGCGAGGTGCTGGTCTCGGGGCTGCGCGAGTATCTCGCCGAGCTGAAGGTCGGCCTGCCCGTGAGCCGTGTCGCCAAGTGGAAGACCACGGTGCAGCTCCTAGCGCTGGGCTTCCTCGTGGCGGGGCCGGCCGGCGAGACGATCCTGCCCGGAACCGAGCGCATCGGCGTCCTCCTCCTCTGGCTCGCCGCCGCCCTCACGCTCTGGACCGGCTGGGACTACATGAGGGCTGGCGTCAAGCACGCCATCGACGACCCGCGCTGA
- the uvrC gene encoding excinuclease ABC subunit UvrC, with amino-acid sequence MSRRAPSDLPPDRFDDGSEDGRDDEAPDLLPEDVLPEDGQEIDFDFEPGAVQAGTEVIRRFWTTLPTSPGVYRMFDHKGDVLYVGKAKNLKARVGSYARGQAHSNRIARMISQTAAMEFVTTATETEALLLEANLIKQLKPRFNVLMRDDKSFPYILVTDDGPAPQIVKHRGARRRKGSYYGPFASVWAVNRTVNALQRAFLLRTCTDSYYENRTRPCLLFQIKRCSGPCTGEIGEADYRGMAEAAKNFLDGKSNAVKDRMRAEMQEASDAMEFERAARFRDRIAALSAIQGVQGVNTQGVEEADVFALDEQAGQFCIEVFFFRNFQNWGNRAYFPKADRTMTPEEVLGSFIGQFYDDKPAPRTVLTSHAVEDAELVAAALSSRVEHRVEIHWPRRGERKNLVDYAQRNAKEALARRLADTASQGKLLTALGQAFGLERAPRRIEVYDNSHISGTNAVGGMIVAGPTGFMKTHYRTFNIRSEELTPGDDYGMMREVLQRRFKRLVKEAPRTAGEAAASALEGGVAEPVPEPQADSDAFPAWPDLVLIDGGKGQLDAARTALEEVGVTDVPLVGVAKGRDRDAGRETFFVPGRPAFRLPPRDPTLYFVQRLRDEAHRFAIGSHRAKRKREMVKNPLDEIAGIGPTRKRALLHHFGTVKAIQRAALEDLAKTPGVNAATARAVYDFFHAGS; translated from the coding sequence ATGAGCCGGCGCGCCCCGTCAGATCTCCCGCCCGACCGCTTCGACGACGGCTCCGAGGACGGGCGCGACGACGAGGCTCCCGATCTCCTGCCCGAGGATGTCCTGCCCGAGGACGGCCAGGAGATCGACTTCGACTTCGAGCCGGGCGCGGTCCAGGCCGGCACCGAGGTGATCCGACGCTTCTGGACGACGCTGCCGACCTCGCCCGGCGTCTACCGGATGTTCGACCACAAGGGCGACGTCCTCTACGTCGGCAAGGCCAAGAACCTGAAGGCGCGGGTGGGCTCCTACGCGCGGGGGCAGGCGCACTCGAACCGCATCGCCCGCATGATCTCGCAGACGGCGGCGATGGAGTTCGTCACCACCGCGACCGAGACCGAGGCGCTGCTGCTCGAGGCCAACCTCATCAAGCAGTTGAAGCCCCGCTTCAACGTGCTGATGCGGGACGACAAGTCCTTCCCGTACATCCTGGTGACGGATGATGGCCCGGCGCCGCAGATCGTGAAGCACCGGGGTGCCCGGCGGCGCAAGGGCAGCTATTACGGCCCCTTCGCCAGCGTCTGGGCGGTGAATCGCACGGTCAACGCCCTGCAGCGCGCCTTCCTGCTGCGCACCTGCACCGACAGCTACTACGAGAACCGCACCCGGCCCTGCCTGCTCTTCCAGATCAAGCGCTGCTCCGGCCCCTGCACGGGCGAGATCGGCGAGGCCGATTACCGGGGTATGGCGGAGGCGGCGAAGAACTTCCTCGACGGCAAGTCGAACGCCGTCAAGGACCGCATGCGCGCCGAGATGCAGGAGGCCTCCGACGCGATGGAGTTCGAGCGCGCCGCGCGCTTCCGCGACCGGATCGCCGCGCTCTCCGCCATCCAGGGCGTGCAGGGGGTGAACACCCAAGGGGTCGAGGAGGCCGACGTCTTCGCGCTCGACGAGCAGGCCGGCCAGTTCTGCATCGAGGTGTTCTTCTTCCGCAACTTCCAGAACTGGGGCAACCGCGCCTACTTCCCGAAGGCCGACCGCACCATGACGCCGGAGGAGGTGCTGGGCTCCTTCATCGGCCAGTTCTACGACGACAAGCCGGCGCCCCGGACCGTGCTCACCAGCCACGCGGTCGAGGACGCGGAGCTGGTAGCCGCCGCCCTGTCGAGCCGGGTCGAGCACCGGGTCGAGATCCACTGGCCGCGCCGCGGCGAGCGGAAGAACCTCGTCGACTACGCCCAGAGGAACGCCAAGGAGGCGCTGGCGCGGCGGCTCGCCGACACCGCCTCGCAGGGCAAGCTGCTCACCGCGCTCGGCCAGGCCTTCGGGCTGGAGCGGGCGCCGCGACGGATCGAGGTCTACGACAACTCGCACATCTCGGGCACGAACGCGGTCGGCGGCATGATCGTGGCGGGTCCCACCGGCTTCATGAAGACGCATTACCGCACCTTCAACATCCGCTCGGAGGAGCTGACCCCGGGCGACGATTACGGGATGATGCGCGAGGTGCTGCAGCGCCGCTTCAAGCGGCTGGTGAAGGAGGCGCCCCGCACCGCGGGCGAGGCCGCGGCCTCGGCGCTGGAGGGCGGCGTCGCGGAGCCGGTGCCGGAACCGCAGGCCGATTCCGACGCCTTCCCGGCCTGGCCCGACCTCGTGCTGATCGACGGCGGCAAGGGGCAGCTCGACGCGGCCCGCACGGCGCTGGAGGAGGTCGGCGTCACCGACGTGCCCCTCGTCGGCGTCGCAAAGGGCCGCGACCGGGATGCGGGGCGCGAGACCTTCTTCGTGCCGGGCCGACCCGCCTTCCGCCTGCCGCCGCGCGACCCGACGCTCTACTTCGTGCAGCGCCTGCGCGACGAGGCCCACCGCTTCGCCATCGGCAGCCACCGGGCCAAGCGCAAGCGCGAGATGGTGAAGAACCCGCTCGACGAGATCGCCGGCATCGGCCCCACTCGCAAGCGCGCGCTCCTGCACCATTTCGGTACCGTGAAGGCGATCCAGCGCGCCGCGCTGGAGGACCTTGCGAAGACGCCCGGCGTGAACGCCGCGACGGCGCGTGCCGTCTACGACTTCTTCCATGCGGGCTCGTGA
- a CDS encoding protein phosphatase CheZ, which yields MIQKRYRIEDSLGIVSVQPPVAEAAPADPARLDEILGAIQDLRRITQASAGETVDACRRELAEAFAMRSELDVMKEAISRTKSEIAALHRSENNGKGMRRAADELDAVVESTESATSTLLTVMEEIEQNANMLRAGNLGKSAQENVDAILERVVVAYEACNFQDLTGQRISKIVGVMKFVEDHLDRVLATWNSLESFRDILGPIDAADPDDESALLNGPKLDEDPGHVDQTDIDALFD from the coding sequence ATGATCCAGAAGCGCTACCGCATCGAAGACAGTCTCGGCATCGTTTCGGTGCAGCCTCCCGTGGCCGAGGCGGCACCGGCCGATCCGGCGCGGCTCGACGAGATCCTCGGCGCGATCCAGGATTTGCGCCGCATCACCCAAGCCAGCGCGGGCGAGACGGTGGACGCCTGCCGGCGGGAGCTCGCCGAGGCCTTCGCCATGCGCTCCGAACTCGACGTGATGAAGGAGGCGATCTCGCGCACGAAGTCCGAGATCGCCGCCCTGCACCGGTCGGAGAACAACGGCAAGGGCATGCGCCGGGCCGCCGACGAACTCGACGCGGTGGTGGAATCGACCGAGAGCGCGACCTCGACCCTCCTCACCGTGATGGAGGAGATCGAGCAGAACGCCAACATGCTGCGGGCGGGCAACCTCGGCAAGTCGGCCCAGGAGAACGTCGACGCGATCCTGGAGCGGGTCGTGGTCGCCTACGAGGCCTGCAACTTCCAGGACCTGACCGGCCAGCGCATCAGCAAGATCGTCGGCGTGATGAAGTTCGTCGAGGACCATCTCGATCGGGTCCTCGCGACCTGGAACAGCCTCGAGAGCTTCCGCGACATCCTCGGCCCGATCGACGCCGCGGACCCGGACGACGAATCGGCGCTCCTCAACGGGCCGAAGCTCGACGAGGATCCGGGCCATGTCGATCAGACGGACATCGACGCGCTGTTCGACTAG